The genomic region ATTGATAAATTTTTTACCAATTCACTGGCTGGTGCGTTCCTAATTTTTTGCCTGTCTGCGATCGCATAACAGCGGTGGCGTGAAATGCTATTTGCCAGCCAATCCTGCCGGTGGGCGGAAGTAATCCCTCAGTTTCCTTCCCTGTTTTCCCATCTTTTTTCGCAGTGACGGTAAATTTCTACTCGCACGCACTAATTAGGCGGTAACTCTAAAGGAATCGCGCCTAAAAACCCTTTCCGAAAATCATTTAATAACTGATGCGCCGTCCGTTCCAAATCCCCTTGATATCTTTGTTGTGCCAATCTTGCCAAATAATCTTCACCTGTCAAGTTAGCAAGCTCTAAATCGTAACGAGACTCTAAGATCGATTTGGGAAACAAATCCCCAGCTACATCTTGCAAGTAAGCGATTAACTCGACTAACTCGGTAGCAATTCGCTGATGGTCGTAAGATGCCTCACCGATATCTTCACAGATTGCCAACTTAATCGCCGCTTCCTGGTCTTCCAACTTAGCAGGAATCACTCCCGGCGCATCCAGCAATTCAATTTCCTGAGAAATTCTCACCCAGCGCAACTGTTTTGTCACGCCGGGACGACGGGCGCTTTCTACGACTTTCTTACCCAATAAGCGATTGATCAGGGCAGATTTACCTACATTAGGAAAGCCTATTACCACAGCACGCACTGGACGAGGCAGCATACCGCGATCGCGCCTTTTTCGATTCACCTCCACCCCAGCAGCCTGCGCCGCTTTCGTCACCGGTGTTATACCCTTACCTTGCTGGGCATTCGTAAAAAATGGCACTTCCCCTTGCCTTCTAAACCAATCAGCCCATAAATTCTGCACTGCTGGTGGAATCATATCCATTCGGTTGAGAACCAACACCCTAGTTTTGCTACCAGTCCATTGGGCAAGCTGCGGATAGTTGGTCGCTAGGGGAATGCGGGCATCTCGTACTTCCAGTACCACGTCAACTAGTTTTAACTGTTCCTTGAGTGCCTTTTCAGCTTTAGCAATGTGGCCGGGATACCATTGAATCGCGGGAGTAGTCATTCGATTTTAGATTTTAATAGTCATTAGTCATTAGTCATTCGTCATTCGTCATTCGTCATTAGGAAAGGATTTACTTTGACCAATGACCGATGACCAATGACAAATGACCATTTTAAGGAACGATCAGAACTGGACAAGGAGAAAGATTAATTACTCGGTTAGTAACACTATCCGACATCCCCTCCTCTGTTAAACCCAATCCCCGACAGCCCATCACGATTAAATCGGCATCAATTTCGTCAGCCACGTCACAAATAGTGAAAGCAGGCATTCCCTCCCTTTCGAGGACTTCGGCTTCAATTCCTCGATCGGCAAACAGTGCTTTTGCCGTTGTCAGCAATTGTGCCACTGCTTCTGGTGAAGTCATCGCATCTACATTGGCAGCTTCCCCTTCAGCAGGTGGTTCAAGTACGGACAGCAGAACGAGGTGACTGTTGTACTTTTTCACCACCTCGACAACTACATCAGCCGCTTCGCGGGCTTCTCGACTTCGATCGACTGGGAACAAAACTGTCTTAAACATTTTGATGGCACCTCTCGATCCCAGACTCGGTTAGCATATTCCCCATTTGAATTTTATATTTAGATAGAGATTTCTCAAATCGCGTAAAAAATTTCCGATTTCTTCCAGCTTATCTTTATTTAGTATCTCAATTGGCATAGTGCGATCGCGATCGCACCATACCCGATCCCTTTCAAAGTAGCCGACACAGTGGCCATAGGGTAACGGAACATACTACCTCATCTTTACCCCATCTCCCCATCCTCTCCTTTAAAGTCAAACCTTAACAGAGGTTTGGTAACCGAAGATTGGTAAAATGTGGACGGCTTAGACAGAACGGACGAACTGCGTCACGCTGACTCCGTGAAGACAAGAGATTTAGGAGGTTGTTTCGGTGGCCAAAAAAACAGTAGCAAATTTGTCGTCTGAAGACGTAGCTGGCAAGCGAGTATTGGTACGGGCAGATTTTAACGTGCCAGTGGATGAAGCGGGCAATATTACCGACGATACCCGCATTCGGGCTGCTTTGCCCACAATTCAAGATTTGACTGGTAAGGGTGCAAAAGTAATTCTGTCCAGCCACTTCGGGCGTCCCAAGGGAGTCGATGATAAGCAACGCCTCACCCCCGTTGCCAAACGCCTCTCCGAGTTGCTGGGTAAAGAAGTGAAAAAGCCTAGCGACTGCATCGGCGATGAAGTCGCTGCTACTGTCGGTGCCATGCAAAACGGTGATGTCATTCTCTTAGAGAATGTGCGCTTCCATAAAGAAGAAGAGAAAAACGATCCCGAATTTGCTAAACAACTGGCTGCTAATGCAGACTTATACGTAAACGATGCTTTTGGTACCGCCCACCGCGCCCATGCTTCCACTGAAGGCGTTACCAAATACCTCAAGCCTTCTGTTGCTGGGTATTTGATCGAGAAGGAACTGCAATATCTGCAAAGTGCGATCGAAAATCCCCAACGTCCTCTAGCCGCAATTATCGGTGGTTCCAAAGTTTCCAGCAAAATCGGCGTCATTGAAACCCTGTTGGAAAAATGCGATAAGCTGATCATCGGCGGCGGCATGATCTTCACTTTCTACAAAGCTCGTGGTTTGAACGTTGGTAAGTCCCTAGTAGAAGAAGATAAGCTCGAATTGGCTAAGTCTTTGGAAGCGAAAGCAAAAGAACGGGGTGTTCAGTTGTTGTTACCTACTGATGTGGTAGTAGCAGACAAGTTTGCTGCTGATGCAGATTCCCAAACTGTCAGCATTGACAGTATCCCCGATGGTTGGATGGGTTTAGATATCGGCCCAGATTCTGTCAAAACGTTCCAAGAAGCACTGGCTGATTGCAAATCGGTAATTTGGAATGGGCCGATGGGTGTGTTTGAATTTGATAAATTTGCTGTAGGCACGGAAGCTATAGCCCACTCTCTAGCAGACCTCACCAAGAAAGGCGCTGTTACCATTATTGGTGGTGGAGACTCAGTAGCAGCCGTCGAAAAAGTCGGCGTGGCAGACCAAATGAGCCATATTTCCACTGGTGGCGGTGCTAGCTTGGAGTTGCTCGAAGGTAAAGTATTACCAGGTATCGCAGCTTTAGATGAAGCTTAAGATAATTACCGCTTAAGTTGCTTTAACAATCTGCCTATCTTGAGGCAATTTTAGTAAGGGGACGGTATAGACCGTACCCTTACTGTGTTTCAGGGCATTTATGGCAACCATATAGTTAAATTTATGAAGGTGAAGAAATAATGGCAACGATCGAACAAATTTCTGTAAAAAACTATCGCGTACTGCAAAATGTAACTTTGAAAGATATAAAAGCTTTTTCGATTTTCCTTGGCCCGAATGGTAGCGGTAAAACAACATTTTTTGATGTAATAGGATTTTTATCAGATTGCTTAACTACTAATGTACGCAAAGCTCTAGAAAAGAGAGGAAGATTTCAAGAAGTAATTTCCCGTGATTCTAAAAGCCAAGAAATTGAAATTGTTATTAAGTATCGTGAAGATAAGAATAGTAGAATTATAACTTACACTGTGGCGATCGGCCTCCAAAATGGATCGCCTATTGTTTCGAGAGAAACTCTCCGCTGGAGACGAGGCTCTAGTCGTGGCAAACCGTTTGACATTCTTAAATTTGAATATGGTGAAGGTGAGGTAATTAGCGGTGAAAATCCAGAAATTAATGACAGAAGAATTCCCTATAAAATGGACGACCCAAGTTCTCTTGCCATTAAAACAATTGGCCAATTATCAGATAATCCCCGCGTAGCTAGCCTAAGGCGCTTTATAGAAGGATGGTTTTTATCTTACTTCATCCCAGATCAGGCACGTCAACTAGCAGT from Leptolyngbyaceae cyanobacterium harbors:
- a CDS encoding universal stress protein; its protein translation is MFKTVLFPVDRSREAREAADVVVEVVKKYNSHLVLLSVLEPPAEGEAANVDAMTSPEAVAQLLTTAKALFADRGIEAEVLEREGMPAFTICDVADEIDADLIVMGCRGLGLTEEGMSDSVTNRVINLSPCPVLIVP
- a CDS encoding AAA family ATPase, which codes for MATIEQISVKNYRVLQNVTLKDIKAFSIFLGPNGSGKTTFFDVIGFLSDCLTTNVRKALEKRGRFQEVISRDSKSQEIEIVIKYREDKNSRIITYTVAIGLQNGSPIVSRETLRWRRGSSRGKPFDILKFEYGEGEVISGENPEINDRRIPYKMDDPSSLAIKTIGQLSDNPRVASLRRFIEGWFLSYFIPDQARQLAVVGAMEHLSREGDNIANVVQYLADEHPKVLEEILNRLVRRVPKLERVESEQTIDGRLALLFKDTPFTKPFLARFASDGTLKLLAYLILLNDPNPPQLLCIEEPENGLHHRLLEQLSEELLAYSQRAQVFVSTHSPFFVNTIKDAKQLWILQREENGYATVIRADQIPNAKHFIESQAGLGDLWSEGYLRGLPY
- the ylqF gene encoding ribosome biogenesis GTPase YlqF; this encodes MTTPAIQWYPGHIAKAEKALKEQLKLVDVVLEVRDARIPLATNYPQLAQWTGSKTRVLVLNRMDMIPPAVQNLWADWFRRQGEVPFFTNAQQGKGITPVTKAAQAAGVEVNRKRRDRGMLPRPVRAVVIGFPNVGKSALINRLLGKKVVESARRPGVTKQLRWVRISQEIELLDAPGVIPAKLEDQEAAIKLAICEDIGEASYDHQRIATELVELIAYLQDVAGDLFPKSILESRYDLELANLTGEDYLARLAQQRYQGDLERTAHQLLNDFRKGFLGAIPLELPPN
- a CDS encoding phosphoglycerate kinase, whose product is MAKKTVANLSSEDVAGKRVLVRADFNVPVDEAGNITDDTRIRAALPTIQDLTGKGAKVILSSHFGRPKGVDDKQRLTPVAKRLSELLGKEVKKPSDCIGDEVAATVGAMQNGDVILLENVRFHKEEEKNDPEFAKQLAANADLYVNDAFGTAHRAHASTEGVTKYLKPSVAGYLIEKELQYLQSAIENPQRPLAAIIGGSKVSSKIGVIETLLEKCDKLIIGGGMIFTFYKARGLNVGKSLVEEDKLELAKSLEAKAKERGVQLLLPTDVVVADKFAADADSQTVSIDSIPDGWMGLDIGPDSVKTFQEALADCKSVIWNGPMGVFEFDKFAVGTEAIAHSLADLTKKGAVTIIGGGDSVAAVEKVGVADQMSHISTGGGASLELLEGKVLPGIAALDEA